DNA from Thioclava sp. GXIMD2076:
GGCAAAAAGCCGCAAATAAACACAACCATTGCGTGAATGATGATTTCATCTACTATCGTCAGATCCCTTCCCGAGAGGCCGGAGCATGGTTGCAACGATATATACCACCGCATTCGAAGGGGTGGAGGCCGTGCCGGTCGAGATCCAATGCGCCCTGTCGCCCGGATTGCCCGGGTTCTCCATCGTGGGATTGCCCGACAAAGCCGTGAGCGAGGCACGCGAGCGGATCCGGGCTGCGCTTTCGGCACTGTCGATCGCGCTGCCGCTGGAACGGATCACCGTCAATCTGGCCCCTGCCGACCTGCCCAAATCCGGTGCGCATTACGATCTGCCGATCGCGCTGGCCCTGCTGGGTGCGATGGGGATCGTGCCCGGAGACCGGACCATCGGCGTGACGGCAATTGGCGAGCTATCGCTCGACGGGCGGCTCGTCGCCGTGCCCGGCGCGCTTCCCAGCGCGATGAGTGCCGCAGCCCATGACCGTGTCCTTCTGTGCCCCGCAGGTTGCGCGGCAGAGGCTGCGTGGGCTGGGCGCGATCTGGTCTTTGCCGCCAGCCATCTGGATGCGATGGTGCGCCATCTGAGCGGCACTGCCCCTTTGTTACCCGCCACGCCTTCCCCTGCGGCGATTGCGCAGAGCCGCCATGATCTCGCCGATGTCAAAGGGCAGGCCCGCGCCCGCCGGGCGCTGGAAATTGCTGCCGCTGGCCGCCATCACCTGTTGATGGTCGGCCCGCCCGGATCGGGAAAATCCATGCTGGCGCGCTGTCTGCCCGGCATCATGCCGCTTCTGACCGCCTCCGAAGCGCTGGAAACATCGGTGATCCAGTCGGTCGCCGGACAGCTGCCCGAGGAGGGGCTCTCGCGCACTGCCCCCTATCGCGCGCCCCATCACACCGCCTCCATGGCCGCCCTTGTGGGGGGCGGACGCGGCGCGGGGCCGGGCGAGATCAGTCTGGCCCATAACGGGGTGCTGTTTCTGGACGAGCTGCCTGAATTCCAGCGTAGTGTGCTGGAGACTCTGCGCCAGCCCATCGAGAGCGGCGAGGTCAGCGTGTCGCGCGCCAATGCGCATCTGACCTATCCGGCGCGGTTTCTGGCGGTGGCGGCGGCCAATCCTTGTCGCTGTGGCCATCTGGGGGAGGCCTCCCGCGCCTGCCCGCGTGCGCCCGACTGCGGGGCGGAGTATCTGGGCAAACTGTCTGGGCCGCTTCTGGACCGGTTCGATCTGCGTATCGAGGTGCCCCCCGTCGCCTATAGCGAGCTTGCGGCCCTGCCAACGGGGGAAGCAAGTGACACGGTGCGGGCCCGTGTCTCTGCCGCACGCGACAGACAGGCGCGGCGCTATGCCGATCACCCGGAAATCCGCGCCAACGCCGATGTCTCCGGCCAGTTTCTGGACGAGATCGCACGCCCCGATGCAGAGGGCGAGGCGGTGCTGGCCCGCGCTGCCGAGCGGCTGAGGCTCTCGGCGCGGGGCTATCACCGCATCCTGCGGGTTGCGCGCACCATTGCCGATCTGGCGGGCGTCGAGCATGTGCAGAAGGCGCATATCTCAGAGGCGGTCAGCTACCGCCTGCTGCTGGCGGCCCCGCAGTCCATGCCCGGCGAATAAAGCGTGACAGATCCTCGATCGCCTCTTCGGCCTCGGGCAGGTAGAGGGCAAAGATCTGCCAGACATGCGGCGTGTCGGGCCAGCTCTGCACCGTGACATCCACCCCGAAACCGCGCAGCCGGTCGGCCATGCGCAGGCTGTCATCGCATAGGATCTCGGTCAGGCTGTGCTGGATCAGCACCGGCCCCGCACCATCGAACCGCGAATAGAGCGGCGAGATCAACGGATCATCGGGCGCAGCCCCCGCCAGCAGCATATCGACCAGCGTGCCGAACTGCTCGGCGGGCAGGATCGGGTCGGCCTCCGCATTCTCGCGCAACGAGGCGCCCTGCCCCGCCAGATCGGTCCATGGTGACATCACACAGGTCGCGGCAGGCGGCGTGCCCCGCGTACAGAGCCGCGCCAACAGCCCCAATGCCAGCCCGCCCCCTGCACTGTCTCCCGCAATCGCGATATCCTGCGGCAAGAAGCCCTGGGCCAGCAGCCCGTCCCATGCCGCCAGCGCATCCTCGGGGGCGGCAGGCAGCGGATGATCGGGAGCCAGACGGTATTCGGGCAGGATCACCTCCGCGCCCAGATGGCGTGAGATCTTGCCCGCAAGCCCGCGGTAATGCCATGCCGAACCCGCCAGATAGGCCCCGCCATGCAGATAGAGAACGGCATGAGTATAGTCGCGGATCACGCCCGCGCGCACGGACAGCGCAGGCACTGCGCCCAGATCGCGTCGCTGCACCAGCAGGCCGGACGGGATGGGGAGCCGGTGGGTGCCCCCCTCGAGTGCCGCACGGGCCTCATGGGGGCCTGTAATCCTGCGGAACCGGCGTTTGACCATATGGCGCAGCATCATGTTGAACATCCGCACGCGCAAGCTCATCCGCCGGTTCCTCTGGTATGCGCCTCAGGCGCCGGTTTGCAAACGGCGGGCCTCGATGGCCTCCCAGATCTTGCAGGTGATATTCACACCATCAAACCGCTCGAGTTCCTGAATACCGGTGGGCGAGGTCACATTGATCTCGGTCAGCCAGTCACCAATCACGTCGATACCGACGAAAATCTGGCCCTTCTCGCGCAGATAGGGGCCGATCTTGGCGCAGATCTCGCGGTCACGCTCGGTCAGCTCCACCTTCTCGGGGCGGCCACCCACATGCATGTTGGAGCGCGTCTCGCCCTCGGCAGGCACGCGGTTGATCGCCCCCACGGGCTCGCCATCGACCAGAATGATGCGCTTGTCGCCCTTGGACACGGCGGGGAGGAATTTCTGCGCGATCAGCGGCTCGCGGTTGATGCCCGAGAACAGCTCGTGCAGCGAGGCGAGGTTGCGATCGTTCGGGTCCAGACGGAACACGCCCGCTCCGCCATTGCCATAGAGCGGCTTGAGGATGATATCGCCGTGCTTCTGCTTGAATTCACGCAGCGTGGTCAGATCGCGGGCGATCATCGTGGGCGGCGTCAGCTCGGGGAAGTTCAGCACCAAGAGCTTCTCCGGCGAATTGCGCACCCAGAAGGGGTCGTTGACCACGAGGGTCTTCGGATGGATGCGGTCCAGCAGATGGGTGGTGGTGATATAGCCCATGTCGAAAGGCGGATCCTGCCGCAGCCAGACCACATCGAAGGTCGACAGGTCGACATCCTGCTTCTCGCCAAGCGTGAAATGGTTGCCCTTCTCGCGACGCACGGTCAGCGGCCAGCCACGGGCATAGATCGCGCCCTCGCGGTAGCTCAGCTGGTCGGGCGTGTAATAGAACAGCTCGTGCCCGCGCGCCTGCGCTTCCTCGGCAATGCGGAAGGTGCTGTCCGCGTCGATATTGATCGGACCGATCGGGTCCATCTGGATTGCAACTTTCAAGGCCATACGCGCCCCCTTTCGTTTGCAGACTTAGTGCACCGAAATGATAAGCACATGCAATCTTGCTGTGATCGGAGGGGATGTTCGATTTTCCACAGATCAGACCCCTTGATCGAAGCGGAAGGCATCGGGGATCAGCCGGATCTCTCCCTTGCCATCCACCAGTGCCAGATCGAACCTCATCGGCTTCAGACGCAGATCGGGATGGCGGGCGATGTAATCAAGCGCCGCCCGCCCGATACGGGCCACTTGCGCGGGCGCAAGCCTCGGGGCCGCCTGCGCGAAAGTTCGGGCGCGCTTCACCTCGACAAAGGCAAGGCACGACCCCTCCATGATCAGGTCGATCTCGCCATAGGGGCCACGCCAGCGGGTTTCGCGGCAGACAAAACCCAAGGCCTCATAGTGACGGGCCACCTGCGCCTCGGCCAACTCGCCCGACAGATGCGCCCGAAGACCGCGCTCCTGGCGCTGCCGGTTTTCGGGTGTATCCTCAGGCGGATGGCTCATTTCTCGGCCATACCGAGCGCGATCTGATAGACCTCGCGGCGCTTGAGCCCGAAATGCTGGGCCACCTCGGCAGAGGCATCCTTCACGCTCATATCGGGCAACAGCTTGCGCAGCGCCGCCTCGATATCCTCGGGCACCGCCTCGCGCTTGCCCGCACGATCCACGAGAATCACGATCTCGCCCTTGATCTCGCGATCGGCCAGAGCCGCCTGCAATTCCGCCACGGTGCCGCGCAACGCCTCCTCGAAACGCTTGGTCAGTTCACGGCAGATCACCACCTGACGATCGAACCCGTAAGCCGCGCCCAGATCCTCGAGCGTGTCCTTCACCCGCTTCGGGCTTTCGTAGAAAATCATCGTCGCGGAGGCGTTATCCATCGTGCGGAACCACTCCTGCTTTGCCTTCGAGGTCCGCGGCGGGAAGCCTGCGAACAGGAAGCGGTCCGAAGGCAGACCCGAGATGGTCAGCGCGGCCAGTGCCGCCGAAGGGCCCGGCGCGGTAAAAACGGGCACATCCGCCTCGATGGCCGCGCGCCCCAGCTGATAGCCCGGATCGGCCACCAAAGGTGTGCCGGCTTCGGAGGCATACACCACGGATTTCCCCTCGGCCAGATGTGCCATCACCTTGGGCCGCGCCTGATCGCCATTCTGGTCGTGATAGGAAATCAGCGGCCGATGATCCAGGCTAACCCCATGAATTTCCATCAGATGCCGCAAAGACCGCGTATCCTCCGCCACCAGCACATCGGCGGTCGCGAGGATGTCGAGCGCCCGCAAGGTGATGTCGCGCGCGGCTCCGATCGGGGTGGCGATAAAGTGCAACCCCGCAGCCAGTTTGCTCGGGCTCGCTTTCGCGCCCACCACGGCCGGTTGTCCGGCCTGCCAATTCCCGCTCATCGCGCACCTTTCGTCAAGTTTACTTCCCCTATGGAAACACCTAGGGTTCGTCCTAATTCAATCCCTGCCGAATGATCAGAGGACCCCGCATGTTCGCGATTTTACGAAAGCGCCGCAACCCACTGATCCGTATCGCAGCTGTGATGTCTGCGTTCTGGGTCGCCGCCTGTGACCCGAACGCGATGACGGGCAGCGGGTCGGGTCAGCGAATCGACACCTCCAAACCGGTGCCTGTCGCCCTACTGCTTCCGGGCGGTTCAGGCAATTCCGGTGATGAAACCTTTGCCCGCTCGCTCAAGCAGGCCGCCGACCTCGCCATCTCCGATCTCGATGGCGTGAAGATCGACCTGCGCGTCTACAATACCGGCGCTAGCCCCGATCAAGCCGCCGCCATGGCCACCAAAGCGGTGGACGAAGGTGCCAAGATCATCCTTGGTCCGGTCTTCGCCCAATCGGCCAATGCCGTCGGCCGGGCCGTGGCCCCGCGCGATGTGAATGTGCTGTCCTTCTCGAACAATACCTCGATTGCAGGTGGCAACGTGTTCGTGCTCGGCCCGACCTTCGAGAATACCGCCAACCGTCTGGTGCGCTATGCCGCCCGCACGGGCAAGCGCAACATCCTCGTCGTGCATGAGCAGAACACGGCCGGTCAGGCAGGGGCACAGGCCATCCAGAACGCGATCAGCGGCTCGGGCGCAAGCCTCGCCGGCACGATGAGCTATCCCTTCTCGCAGCAGGGCGTGATCAATGCCGCAGGCCAGATCGCCGACCGTGCTAAGGCCGATGATGTCGATGCCGTCTTCATGACTGCCGATACCGCAGGCGCGCTGCCGCTCCTGTCGCAGCTGCTGCCCGAGCGTGGCGTGGACACCAGCCAGAAGAAATTCATGGGTCTGACCCGCTGGGATATCCCGCAAGCGACGCTCTCGCTGCCGGGTCTGCAGGGCGGCTGGTTCGCCACCCCCGATCCGAACCTGAACGCGCAGTTCCGTGCCCGTTATCAGGCAGCCTTCGGCGAGGCTCCCTCGCCCATCTCGGGTCTGGCCTATGACGGGATCGCGGCCATCGGTGCGCTGGTGAAATCCGGCAATCCCAATGCGCTGTCGAAATCGGGACTGACCCAGCGCTCGGGCTTTGTGGGCGTAAACGGCGTCTTCCGTCTGCGCTCGGATGGCACCAACGAGCGCGGTCTGGCCGTGGCTCAGGTTGCCAATGGTCAGGTTCAGGTCATCGACCCCGCGCCGCGCAGCTTCTCGGGCGCAGGCTTCTGATCGCCCTTTTCCGCGTGCCAGCCAGCTGGTAACAAGGACATAACGCATAACGGGGCGGCCACGCATCTGCGGGCCGCCCCTTTTCCATGAAGCGCTACCGACAGGGCGCAAGGGAGACGATGATGGACCAGAGCATAGCCGCCGAGGACAGGCTGACGACCCCTCTTCCCGACGAGGCGCCCCTTCTGCTGAAAAGCGACGAGCTGATCCCGGCTCTCGATCTGGTTCTGGAGGGCCTGAGCGACCCCAAGGAGATCAGCACCGCCACGGTGCGGTTCCTCAACACCGCCCGCGATGCGGCGCGCCTGTGGATCGAGGCGGAGCTGGCGGGCCATCCCCGCATCGCGCGGAGCACGGTCGAACATTATGCGCGCATGACCGATGGTATGGTGCGCGCCGTGGTCCATGTGGCCTCGGATTACCTCAACCCGCAAACGCCCAAGGCTGGCAAGACACCCGAGATCATCACCGTGCTGGGCGTGGGCGGCTATGGCCGCGCCGAGATGGCACCGCATTCGGATGTCGACCTGCTCTTTTTGGGCGACAAGAAGCTGAGCCCGTGGACCGAGGCCGTGATCCAGAGCATGCTCTATATGCTGTGGGACCTGAAGCTGAAGGTCGGCCATGCCTCGCGCACCATCGATGACTGTATCCAGCTCGGGCGCGAGGATTTCACCATCCGCACCGCCCTTCTGGAACAGCGGTTCCTATGCGGCGACGAGGCGCTGGCGCGCAAGTTGGCCACCCAGCTGCGCAAACAGCTCTTTGCTAATTCCGCGCCCGAATTCGTGGAGGCCAAGCTCGACGAGCGCGCCAAGCGCCACCAGCGTCAGGGTGGCCAGCGCTATGTGCTCGAACCCAATGTGAAGGAAGGCAAAGGCGGTCTGCGCGATCTGCAGACCCTCTACTGGATCGCGAAATACGTCCATTCGGTGAACCGTGCCGCCGAACTGGTGGCGCTCGGGGCCTTCACCGAGGAGGAATACCGCAATTTCCGCTCGGCCGAGGATTATCTCTGGGCGGTGCGCTGCCATCTGCATCTGATCGCCCATCGTGCCGCCGACCAGCTGACCTTCGACATGCAGGTCGAGGTGGCCGGACGCATGGGTTATGAGGATACCGCCGGACGCCGCGCGGTCGAGGTTTTCATGCAGGACTACTTCCGCCACGCCACGATCGTGGGCGATGTGACGCGGATCTTCCTGACCAAGCTTGAGGCACAGCATGTCAAACATGCGCCCAAACTCACCCGCATCTTCCGCCGCAGACGGCATCTGAAACCGCCCTTCGTCGATGACATCCGCCGGATCAACGTCTCCGACGAGGCGTCCTTCCTTGCCGATCCGCTCAATCTCCTGCGGGTCTTCGAGGAGGCACTGCGCACGGGCCTTCTGATCCATCCCGATGTGATGCGGCTGGTGCAATCGAACCTGCATCTGTTTGACGACACCTTGCGCAAGACCCCCGAGGCGCGGCGGATCTTCCTCGATCTGCTGCTCAAGCATGGCAATCCCGAGCGTGCGCTGCGGCGGATGAACGAACTGAACGTGCTGGGGGCCTTCATCCCCGAATTCGAACCGATCGTGGCGATGATGCAGTTCAACATGTATCACAGCTACACGGTGGACGAGCATACCATACAGGTCATCTCGGCGCTTGCGCAGATCGAGCGCGGCGAGCTGATCGAGGAACTGCCGCTCTCTTCCGAGATCCTCAAGGAAGGGATCAACCGCAAGGTCATGTATGTGGCTCTCCTGCTGCATGACATCGGCAAGGGCCGCCCCGAGGACCATTCAATCCTGGGCGCGAAGATCTCGCGCACGGTCACCCCGCGTCTGGGGCTGAAAGAGGCCGAATGCGAGACAGTGGAGTGGCTGGTGCGCAACCATCTGGTCATGTCCGACATGGCACAGAAGCGCGACATCTCCGACCCGCGCACCATCAAGGAATTCGCCAAGGTGGTCAAAACGCGCCAGCGGCTGGACCTGCTGACGGTGCTGACGGTCTGCGATATCCGCGGTGTCGGTCCCAATGTGTGGAACAACTGGAAGGCCACGCTGATCCGTCGTCTGCATGCGGAGACGGCGCAGGCGCTGGAACACGGACTGGAGGCGATCAACCGCGACCAGCGCGCGCAGGATGCCCGAAAGGCGCTGCGCGACCGGCTGGAGGCGGAGGGCTGGGACCCGAAGGTGCGTCGCGCCGAGGTTGCCCGCCACACGCCCGCTTATTGGCAGGGGCTTTCGACCCAGACCCAATATGCCTTCGCCCATCTGCTCAGGGACCTGCCCGATGACGAGATCCGCATCGATGTTCAGGTCGACGCCGATCACGATGCCACCCGTGCAGCTTTTGCGCTGGTGGATCATCCGGGTATCTTCGCGCGACTGTCGGGGGCGGTGGCACTGGTGGGCGCCAATGTCGTCGATGCGCGCACCTATACCACCAAGGACGGCTATGCGACGGCGGCCTTCTGGCTGCAGGATGCCGAAGGCCACCCGTTCGAGGCCTCGCGCCTGCCGCGCCTGCGCAATATGATCGACAAGACCCTCAAGGGCGAGGTCGTGGCCCGCGATGCGCTGAAAGATCGCGACAAAGTCAAGAAACGCGAGCGCGAATTCCGCTTCCCGACGCATATCATGTTCGATAATGACGGCTCGGAACTCTACACCATCGTCGAGGTGGACACCCGCGACCGACCGGGGCTCCTTTATGACCTGACGCGGGCCTTGGCCTCGAGCAATATCTACATCGCCTCGGCGCAGATCGCGACCTACGGGGCGCAGGTGGTCGATACCTTCTATGTGAAGGATATGTTCGGCCATAAGCTCCACGCACAATCCAAGCGCGAGAAACTGGAACAACGTCTGCGCGATTACATCGAAAGCGGTGCGAAGCGGGCGAATAACTGATGAAGGCCATTCGATGAAGGCAGGACGGTTGGTCAGGGGTTTCCTGACCGTAGGCCTCTGGACGCTGGGCAGCCGCGTTCTGGGCTTTGTGCGCGATATGATGATGGCGGCCTACCTTGGCACAGGACCGGTGGCCGAGGCCTTCATGGTCGCGTTTTCCCTGCCCAACATGTTCCGCCGCTTCTTTGCCGAGGGCGCGTTCAACATGGCTTTCGTGCCGATGTTCGCCAAACGCGTGGAGGCGGGTGAGGACCCGCATGGCCTTGCGCGCGACGCGTTCAAGGGGCTCTTTGCCGTCCTCTTCCTCTTCACGATCATCGGCACGATCGCCATGCCGTGGCTGGTCTGGGCGATGGCTGCGGGCTTTGCGGGAGATGCACGGTTCGACATGGCCGTGGATTTCGGCAGGATCACCTTCATCTATATCCTCTTCGTCTCGCTTGTGGCGCTTTTATCGGGCATTCTCAACACGTTCGGGAAATTCACCGAGGCCTCTATCGTCCCGATCCTGATGAATGTGATGTTCATCCTCGCGATGATGGCGGCCAATTACGCGGGCTGGGATATGGGCACCACGCTGGCCTGGACAGTGCCTGCCACGGGGGTCGTGCAGTTCGGATTTGCATGGGTTGCGGCGCGCAAGCTGGGCTATACGCTCCTGCCCGGCCGTCCGCGCATGACGCCGGAACTCAAGCGCCTCTTGGTCATCGCGGGCCCCGCCGTTCTGGCCGGTGGCGTGGTGCAGATCAACCTGCTGGTCGGGCGTCAGGTGGCGTCCTTTACCGAAGGCGCCGTGGCATGGCTGAGCTATGCCGACCGTCTCTACCAGCTGCCTCTGGGCGTAGTGGGCATCGCCATCGGCACGGTGCTTCTGCCCACCCTCTCGCGCCATCTGCGCGCGGGCGAGGAGGCGGAGGGCCGCGAGAGTTTCTCGCGCGGGGCCGAGTTCGCGCTGTTTCTCACCCTGCCCTCGGCGGTAGCGCTGGTTGTGATCGCACCGCAGCTGATCTCGGTGCTTTATGACCGTGGCGCGTGGCGGGCCGAGGATACGGTGGCCACCGCTCTGGTGCTCGCGATCTATGGCGTGGGACTGCCCGCTTTCGTGCTGCAAAAAGTGCTGCAACCGGTGTTCTATGCCCGCGAGGACACCCGCCGCCCCTTCCATTACGCCGTCGTCTCGATGGTGGTGAATGCCGTGGCCGCGATCGGCCTTATGCCGCTGATCGGGTTCTCCGCTGCCGCTCTGGGCACCACGATCTCGGGCTGGGTCATGCTCGGCCAGCTCTGGTGGGGCGCACGCAATCTGGGCAAGGCAGCGCGCCCCGATGCGCGTTTCTGGAAGAGCCTGTGGAAAATCGCCGTTGCCTGCGCGGTGATGGGGGTGCAGCTCGTCTATACCGCCCGCTGGCTTGCGCCCATGCTGGCCGATCATGGCGCACGCTGGGGGGCCTTGGGGATCCTGTGCGGCTCGGGCATCGTGGTCTATTTCGCGGTTGCGGGGCTCTTGGGCATTTTCGGGCTGGCCGAGTTCAAGGCCAATCTGCGCCGCCGCAGGAAGTAATCAAACGGAAACGGCGCCCCGCGAGGCGCCGTTACGTTTGACCATCAGCGCCGGTTGCGCAGCTTGGCCAGCACCCGTCCCCAGCCACCGGGCGACACGAAGAAGCTGACCACGAAGCCCACGATGAAGCCCGAAAGGTCCGCGATCCATTGATCGGTGCCACCGAAGATCAGGCTGAACAGGAGCTGGATCCCCATCAGGAACCCGATCAGCTGGAAGGCCTGCATCCGGTTGCCACGGGTCGCGCCCAGATAGGTCCACTGGATGAAGCTGAACGCCCCGATCAGCCCGTAGGCCGCCGGATAGCCGCCATAGAGCGCGCCTTGGGTAAAGGGCAGCGCGGTATAGATCAGCGCCGCCAGAATGGAGGAGGCAAAGAACACCACAGCCACCGCCCAGCCACGGAAGACCTCGCCCACCATCTTGCCAAGCGCCAGAATGAAGACCAGCACGAAAGCCGCATGGGTGAAGCTGCCATGGACAAACGGATAGGTCACCACCCGTGCCATCTGGCGCCACGGATGCACCCCCGCCTCCATCATCGCCCGCATCAGGTTCGGGTCATAGGCAAAGCGCTGCAGCGCCTCGGCCCGCCAGACGACCCCGTTCTGGAACAGCCCCGCCTGCCCCAGCCCGAACATCAGCTCGCCGATGATGATGGGGGCGGCCAGAATCCAGACGATCGGCGGCAATTTGTTCAACGGGCCTTCATTGTAACCGGAGCGCATGCGGGTTCCTTCACTTGGGTTGCGCCAGAATATGGGGCGCAGGAGCCGCCCCTTCAACATATCGGAGGCGGATATCAGGGTAAGGACGGGGCCAGACATTGATCCCCGCCGGATTTGGGGATAAGCGAGCAAGGACGATATTACCAGCCTGCATGCAGGGGAGCCTCAGATGAGCGATACGACCGTAACCCCGCCCGAAACGCCGAATGCGAATTTCACGCCGCGGATCTTCTCCGGCATCCAGCCGTCCGGCAACCTGACGCTGGGCAACTATCTTGGTGCCCTCAAGCGTTTTGCCCAGAAGCAGGATGAGGGGATCGAGACGATCTACTGTCTCGTGGACATGCATGCGATCACCGTCTGGCAGGACCCCGAGGCACTGCGCCGCCAGACCCGCGAGGCTGCTGCCGCCTTCATCGCCTCGGGCGTGGATCCGTCAAAATCGATCCTCTTCAACCAGTCCCAGGTCGGCGCCCATGCCGAGCTGGCATGGCTCTTCAACTGCACCGCGCGTCTGGGCTGGATGAACCGGATGACCCAGTTCAAGGACAAGGCCGGCAAGAATGCCGAGAAGGCCTCGCTGGGCCTTTACGCCTATCCTGCGCTGATGGCTGCCGATATCCTGCTCTATCATGCCACGATGGTGCCGGTGGGCGAGGACCAGAAGCAGCATGTCGAACTGACCCGCGACATCGCCAACAAGTTCAACCATGATTTCGGTGTCGACTTCTTCCCCGAGCCCGAGCCGCTGATCGAGGGGGCTGCCACCCGCGTCATGAGCCTGCGCGACGGCTCGAAGAAGATGTCGAAATCCGACCCCTCGGATGCTTCGCGCATCAATCTGACCGATGATGCCGACACCATCGCCAAGAAATTTCGCAAGGCCCGCACCGATGCCGAGCCGCTTCCGGAAACGGTCGAGGGCCTGTCGGAGCGCCCCGAGGCCCGCAATCTGGTCAATATCTACGCGGCCCTCGCCGATATGACCGCGGCGCAGGTGGTGGCGGAATTCGCAGGCAAGGGCTTTGGCGATTTCAAACCGGCTCTGGCCGATCTTGCGGTCGAGAAGCTCGCGCCCATCTCCACCGAGATGAAACGCCTGATGGATGATGTGACAGAGATCGACCGGATCCTTGGTCACGGGGCCGAGCAGGCCGATGCCATCGCGCGCCCGATCGTCGAGAAAACCTATAACATCATGGGCATGGTGCGCTCGCGTTGATCTTTTCCGGGTTACGGGCCGCACCGGCCCGTAACCGCGGGAGAACGGGGGCTCGATGCCCCCGAAGCCCGCACCCCCTTGGCAGAGCCCGCCATCCTGCCTACCTTCAAGCCTAAAGGCCCCAAAGGACATCTCCATGAAACAGCCGCTCAACCTCTATCTCGCCGCCCCCCGCGGCTTCTGCGCCGGCGTGGACCGCGCGATCAAGATCGTGGAAATGGCTTTGGAGAAATGGGGCGCACCGGTCTATGTCCGCCACGAGATCGTCCATAATAAATTCGTCGTCGACAGCCTGCGCGACAAGGGCGCGGTCTTTGTCGAGGAACTCGATGAATGCCCCGATGATCGCCCCGTGATCTTCTCGGCCCATGGCGTGCCCAAAGCCGTGCCCGCCGAGGCCGCACGCCGCGAGATGGTCTACGTGGATGCCACATGCCCGCTAGTCTCGAAGGTCCATATCGAGGCCGAGCGCCATCACGCCGCAGGCCTCCAGATGATCATGATCGGCCATGCCGGCCATCCCGAGGTTCTGGGCACCATGGGCCAGCTGCCCGAGGGCGAGGTCCTGCTGGTGGAAACCGAGGCCGACGTGCCCCATCTCGCCCCGCGCGACCCGAAGGCGCTGGCCTTCATCACCCAGACCACGCTCTCGGTCGATGATACCGCAGGCATCGTGGCAGCATTGCAAAAGCGCTTCCCCGCCATTGTCGGCCCCGCCAAGGAAGACATCTGCTACGCCACCACCAACCGTCAGGCCGCGGTCAAGGCCATCGCGCCGAAGATCGACGCGCTGCTGGTGATCGGCGCGCCCAACTCGTCCAATTCGCGCCGCCTCGTCGAGGTCGGCACCTCCGAGGGCTGCGCCTATAGCCAGCTTGTCCAGCGCGCCGCCGATATCGACTGGCGCGCGCTTGACGGCATCACCTCCATCGGCATCACCGCCGGTGCCTCGGCGCCCGAAGTGCTGATCAACGAGGTGATCGACGCTTTCCGCGACCGCTATGACGTGACCGTCGAACAGGTGGAAACCGCGCAGGAACGGGTCGAGTTCAAAGTCCCCCGCGTGCTGCGCGAAACCGCCTGATGCGCGCGCCCGGCATCGGCGCGCCCCGCCGCGCCCTCGCCCTGAGCGCCCTTCTCTGCCTGCCACTGGTCTGGGCCGTGATCGCCACCCGCGACGGGCGGCTGACCCTGCCCGTCTCCACCACGCCCCGCGACATCGCCGCCTTCTGGGCTCTGGTCCTGCTGGCGCTCTGGGCCTTCCGCGCCGCCCGAAGGATGCAGGCCAGCACCTCCATCTTGCTCGCCCATACCCTGCCCCTCTTTGCGACCATCGCGGCCATACGCGCGGGGATGCCGGTCATACAAAGCCTCTTTATTGCCCATCTGGTCACGCTCATCAT
Protein-coding regions in this window:
- a CDS encoding YifB family Mg chelatase-like AAA ATPase, encoding MVATIYTTAFEGVEAVPVEIQCALSPGLPGFSIVGLPDKAVSEARERIRAALSALSIALPLERITVNLAPADLPKSGAHYDLPIALALLGAMGIVPGDRTIGVTAIGELSLDGRLVAVPGALPSAMSAAAHDRVLLCPAGCAAEAAWAGRDLVFAASHLDAMVRHLSGTAPLLPATPSPAAIAQSRHDLADVKGQARARRALEIAAAGRHHLLMVGPPGSGKSMLARCLPGIMPLLTASEALETSVIQSVAGQLPEEGLSRTAPYRAPHHTASMAALVGGGRGAGPGEISLAHNGVLFLDELPEFQRSVLETLRQPIESGEVSVSRANAHLTYPARFLAVAAANPCRCGHLGEASRACPRAPDCGAEYLGKLSGPLLDRFDLRIEVPPVAYSELAALPTGEASDTVRARVSAARDRQARRYADHPEIRANADVSGQFLDEIARPDAEGEAVLARAAERLRLSARGYHRILRVARTIADLAGVEHVQKAHISEAVSYRLLLAAPQSMPGE
- a CDS encoding alpha/beta hydrolase fold domain-containing protein: MSLRVRMFNMMLRHMVKRRFRRITGPHEARAALEGGTHRLPIPSGLLVQRRDLGAVPALSVRAGVIRDYTHAVLYLHGGAYLAGSAWHYRGLAGKISRHLGAEVILPEYRLAPDHPLPAAPEDALAAWDGLLAQGFLPQDIAIAGDSAGGGLALGLLARLCTRGTPPAATCVMSPWTDLAGQGASLRENAEADPILPAEQFGTLVDMLLAGAAPDDPLISPLYSRFDGAGPVLIQHSLTEILCDDSLRMADRLRGFGVDVTVQSWPDTPHVWQIFALYLPEAEEAIEDLSRFIRRAWTAGPPAAGGS
- the gshB gene encoding glutathione synthase → MALKVAIQMDPIGPINIDADSTFRIAEEAQARGHELFYYTPDQLSYREGAIYARGWPLTVRREKGNHFTLGEKQDVDLSTFDVVWLRQDPPFDMGYITTTHLLDRIHPKTLVVNDPFWVRNSPEKLLVLNFPELTPPTMIARDLTTLREFKQKHGDIILKPLYGNGGAGVFRLDPNDRNLASLHELFSGINREPLIAQKFLPAVSKGDKRIILVDGEPVGAINRVPAEGETRSNMHVGGRPEKVELTERDREICAKIGPYLREKGQIFVGIDVIGDWLTEINVTSPTGIQELERFDGVNITCKIWEAIEARRLQTGA
- a CDS encoding YraN family protein, with the translated sequence MSHPPEDTPENRQRQERGLRAHLSGELAEAQVARHYEALGFVCRETRWRGPYGEIDLIMEGSCLAFVEVKRARTFAQAAPRLAPAQVARIGRAALDYIARHPDLRLKPMRFDLALVDGKGEIRLIPDAFRFDQGV
- the rsmI gene encoding 16S rRNA (cytidine(1402)-2'-O)-methyltransferase; translation: MSGNWQAGQPAVVGAKASPSKLAAGLHFIATPIGAARDITLRALDILATADVLVAEDTRSLRHLMEIHGVSLDHRPLISYHDQNGDQARPKVMAHLAEGKSVVYASEAGTPLVADPGYQLGRAAIEADVPVFTAPGPSAALAALTISGLPSDRFLFAGFPPRTSKAKQEWFRTMDNASATMIFYESPKRVKDTLEDLGAAYGFDRQVVICRELTKRFEEALRGTVAELQAALADREIKGEIVILVDRAGKREAVPEDIEAALRKLLPDMSVKDASAEVAQHFGLKRREVYQIALGMAEK